Proteins from a single region of Phyllopteryx taeniolatus isolate TA_2022b chromosome 10, UOR_Ptae_1.2, whole genome shotgun sequence:
- the pin4 gene encoding peptidyl-prolyl cis-trans isomerase NIMA-interacting 4 isoform X2, translated as MFAVEEDKSTAHIQQNKKRASGSAETEKKEKAPKGGTALKVRHILCEKHGKCMEAMEKLKAGVRFSEVASQYSEDKARQGGDLGWMTRGSMVGPFQEAAFNLAISSMDKPVYTDPPVKTKFGYHIIMVEGKK; from the exons ATGTTCGCCGTAGAAGAAGACAAGTCTACTGCGCATatacaacaaaacaagaagc GAGCGTCAGGAAGTGCAGAAActgagaagaaggagaaggCACCGAAAGGAGGCACTGCTTTAAAG GTTCGCCacatcctctgcgaaaaacatgGGAAATGCATGGAGGCAATGGAGAAACTGAAGGCGGGAGTTCGTTTCAGCGAAGTCGCATCACAATACAGTGAAGACAAAGCAAGACAAGGA GGTGATCTGGGTTGGATGACTCGAGGATCCATGGTTGGACCTTTCCAAGAGGCTGCTTTCAACTTGGCCATCTCTTCCATGGATAAACCTGTTTACACAGACCCCCCTGTAAAGACCAAATTTGGTTACCACATCATTATGGTGGAGGGGAAAAAGTAA
- the pin4 gene encoding peptidyl-prolyl cis-trans isomerase NIMA-interacting 4 isoform X1 has translation MFAVEEDKSTAHIQQNKKLGASGSAETEKKEKAPKGGTALKVRHILCEKHGKCMEAMEKLKAGVRFSEVASQYSEDKARQGGDLGWMTRGSMVGPFQEAAFNLAISSMDKPVYTDPPVKTKFGYHIIMVEGKK, from the exons ATGTTCGCCGTAGAAGAAGACAAGTCTACTGCGCATatacaacaaaacaagaagc TAGGAGCGTCAGGAAGTGCAGAAActgagaagaaggagaaggCACCGAAAGGAGGCACTGCTTTAAAG GTTCGCCacatcctctgcgaaaaacatgGGAAATGCATGGAGGCAATGGAGAAACTGAAGGCGGGAGTTCGTTTCAGCGAAGTCGCATCACAATACAGTGAAGACAAAGCAAGACAAGGA GGTGATCTGGGTTGGATGACTCGAGGATCCATGGTTGGACCTTTCCAAGAGGCTGCTTTCAACTTGGCCATCTCTTCCATGGATAAACCTGTTTACACAGACCCCCCTGTAAAGACCAAATTTGGTTACCACATCATTATGGTGGAGGGGAAAAAGTAA
- the pin4 gene encoding peptidyl-prolyl cis-trans isomerase NIMA-interacting 4 isoform X3 produces MPPKGKGGKGTKVGASGSAETEKKEKAPKGGTALKVRHILCEKHGKCMEAMEKLKAGVRFSEVASQYSEDKARQGGDLGWMTRGSMVGPFQEAAFNLAISSMDKPVYTDPPVKTKFGYHIIMVEGKK; encoded by the exons ATGCCACCAAAGGGCAAGGGAGGCAAGGGTACGAAAG TAGGAGCGTCAGGAAGTGCAGAAActgagaagaaggagaaggCACCGAAAGGAGGCACTGCTTTAAAG GTTCGCCacatcctctgcgaaaaacatgGGAAATGCATGGAGGCAATGGAGAAACTGAAGGCGGGAGTTCGTTTCAGCGAAGTCGCATCACAATACAGTGAAGACAAAGCAAGACAAGGA GGTGATCTGGGTTGGATGACTCGAGGATCCATGGTTGGACCTTTCCAAGAGGCTGCTTTCAACTTGGCCATCTCTTCCATGGATAAACCTGTTTACACAGACCCCCCTGTAAAGACCAAATTTGGTTACCACATCATTATGGTGGAGGGGAAAAAGTAA
- the pin4 gene encoding peptidyl-prolyl cis-trans isomerase NIMA-interacting 4 isoform X4, giving the protein MPPKGKGGKGTKGASGSAETEKKEKAPKGGTALKVRHILCEKHGKCMEAMEKLKAGVRFSEVASQYSEDKARQGGDLGWMTRGSMVGPFQEAAFNLAISSMDKPVYTDPPVKTKFGYHIIMVEGKK; this is encoded by the exons ATGCCACCAAAGGGCAAGGGAGGCAAGGGTACGAAAG GAGCGTCAGGAAGTGCAGAAActgagaagaaggagaaggCACCGAAAGGAGGCACTGCTTTAAAG GTTCGCCacatcctctgcgaaaaacatgGGAAATGCATGGAGGCAATGGAGAAACTGAAGGCGGGAGTTCGTTTCAGCGAAGTCGCATCACAATACAGTGAAGACAAAGCAAGACAAGGA GGTGATCTGGGTTGGATGACTCGAGGATCCATGGTTGGACCTTTCCAAGAGGCTGCTTTCAACTTGGCCATCTCTTCCATGGATAAACCTGTTTACACAGACCCCCCTGTAAAGACCAAATTTGGTTACCACATCATTATGGTGGAGGGGAAAAAGTAA